In the Halobacteriovoraceae bacterium genome, TATACGCATAGGAAGATCTTTATAAGATCTAACTCTACTTCGAAAATAGAGCATTGTGTCAGGGCAATTCATGGGTTTAAGAATAAATTCCGCTTCACCTTTGTCATCACGAAATATGAACATATTTTCTTGAAAATGATCCCAATGGCCTGAAGTTTGGAAAAGATCTTTTCGATAGAGTTGTGGGTTTAAAATTTCTTGATAGCCATTTTCATCCAAATATTCTTGCCAAAATTTTTCAAGTGTTTTTCTGAATTGAACTCCCTTGGGTTCCCAAAGAGCAGAGGAGGCCCAGTCGTGGAAGAAAAACAGTCCCATTTGTCTACCGAGAGTTCTGTGGTCTCTTTTCTTCATTTCTTTGAGGAGATTGAGATAACTTTGCAACTCTTCTGGAGATGTCCAGGCAGTACCTGCGATCCTCGTTAAGGAAGGATTTTGTTCATCTCTCCAATGAGCGGACGTTGCAGTAGTGAGTTTAAAGTTTTTACAAAGACCAGTATGTGGAACATGAGGCCCTGCACACATATCTAGAAATTCACCGTTTTTAAAAATGGTTAATGTTTCATCTTCAATTTTTTCAATGACTTCAAGTTTGTATTTTTGGTTTGTTTTTGTATAGAACTCAATAACATCTTTTTTTGGTGCCTTGGCCCATTCAAATTTTTGGTTTTGTTTACAGATTTTTTGCATCTCTTTTTGAACAACACTCAATGCATTTTCATCGATACTTTCAAGTACTTTGATATCATAAAAAAAGCCATCCTTTGTGGCCGGCCCTGTAGCGAGTTGAATGTTTCCTTGAATTTGTTCTACGGCCTGTGCCAAAACATGTGAGGCAGAATGGCGAATTCGTTTTAATTGTTCATTCAATGTAAGGGTTTTGAACTCATTCTTATCGACTTCAGTCCATTCGTACTTATCAATAAATTGCTTTTTGAGTTCTTTAACTTCCATAGACATAGATTCCTCTTTTTGCGCTACATAATTTTTAGAGATATGTTTATCACAGAATGTTAAAAATTGTCAGTACCGTATTAATCAAAATGTGAATTAAAAGATTTGATATTCTTTAATTTGGTACTCGATTTGCACTGAAGAATCATAGATAATCTTGATAATTTTAAAACTCATAATAATTTTTGAAATTTCAGTTGTTTTGCTTAAGATAAATTCTTTATTTTTTTCTAGACTCGTCGTTTCAATTCTATCGCCTAAAGGATAGACAATATTGATAGGTGAAATATCGTGATTGGATCCAGTTTCTAAAAGTTGAAATTCACTTATTTCAGAATTTGAAATTACAGATGCCAAGCTGTTGTCAGAGTCTAGATACATGACACAAAAATTATGCATTTCATCATATTGGGTCAAATAGAGGCAAGATTGATCGATCTCACCATTTTCAACTATTTTAAGAGTCGTACGAATTGTTGTGTTTAATTTGGGGAGATCTCGAAGAATATCTTTTTCAGCTTTGTTTTGTTCGTTTTTACATGAAAATAGAGCAATAAAAAAAAAGATTATCAAAATGTTTTTCATAATGAACATCATGCCAAAAAAGATGAGTTTCGCCCAGGTTTATTTAAATTATAAAAATCTAAAAAAGAGTGACGGTGCTTCTTTTTGTGAGCTTATGATGATTTCTTTTTTTACGATTTTATCTTCATAGTAAAGTTTTGTCGAATTTGAATCCAGTGAGAATGGGTTAAAAAAATCAATTGTGTTAAAATTGAAGTCTTTCAAATA is a window encoding:
- the thrS gene encoding threonine--tRNA ligase, whose protein sequence is MSMEVKELKKQFIDKYEWTEVDKNEFKTLTLNEQLKRIRHSASHVLAQAVEQIQGNIQLATGPATKDGFFYDIKVLESIDENALSVVQKEMQKICKQNQKFEWAKAPKKDVIEFYTKTNQKYKLEVIEKIEDETLTIFKNGEFLDMCAGPHVPHTGLCKNFKLTTATSAHWRDEQNPSLTRIAGTAWTSPEELQSYLNLLKEMKKRDHRTLGRQMGLFFFHDWASSALWEPKGVQFRKTLEKFWQEYLDENGYQEILNPQLYRKDLFQTSGHWDHFQENMFIFRDDKGEAEFILKPMNCPDTMLYFRSRVRSYKDLPMRIAEGQILHRNESHGSLHGIMRTRCFCQDDAHIFLNHNQIQTEILTLLQNIKATYDLLGLEFRVNLSTRPANYMGEIEAWNKAEAGLEEALKFAGTPYRIDPGEGAFYGPKLDITILDSLGRQWQCGTIQLDFQLPERFELKYTEKDGSENRPIVIHRAIFGSFERFMGILIEHFGGAFPTWLAPVQVAVLPLGESQLEYSCQLVEDLKKEGLRAVLLAEESLNYRIRQSQGNDKIPNLFIIGDKEVQNKQITLRKIKDESQKTISKEEAIELLSKSNRLRSLDVIVDNPAQFLKEMGDVTTENSTY